One stretch of Bacteroidota bacterium DNA includes these proteins:
- a CDS encoding DNA-binding protein: protein MDVIVIDSEAFDALKIEFKTYVKQAVAEALAEKKAAEDSDWISIEVAQILLPFKSKTSWQKLRDTSTIKFTQFGRKIMYSRKSILEYLNSNKIKF from the coding sequence ATGGATGTGATAGTGATTGACTCTGAAGCTTTTGATGCGCTGAAGATAGAATTTAAAACCTACGTAAAGCAAGCAGTTGCTGAAGCCTTAGCAGAAAAAAAAGCTGCTGAAGATTCTGATTGGATATCTATTGAAGTTGCTCAAATCTTACTTCCATTCAAATCAAAAACTTCCTGGCAAAAATTACGGGATACCAGTACAATTAAATTCACTCAGTTTGGGAGAAAGATTATGTATTCCAGGAAGAGCATCCTTGAATACTTAAATAGCAACAAGATTAAATTTTAA